One window of Acomys russatus chromosome 28, mAcoRus1.1, whole genome shotgun sequence genomic DNA carries:
- the Ptges3 gene encoding prostaglandin E synthase 3, whose product MYHFLYRQPASAKWYDRRDYVFIEFCVEDSKDVNVNFEKSKLTFSCLGGSDNFKHLNEIDLFHCIDPNDSKHKRTDRSILCCLRKGESGQSWPRLTKERAKLNWLSVDFNNWKDWEDDSDEDMSNFDRFSEMMDHMGGDEDVDLPEVDGADDDSQDSDDEKMPDLE is encoded by the exons ATGTATCATTTTCTCTACAGGCAGCCTGCCTCTGCAAAGTGGTACGATCGAAGGGACTACGTGTTCATTGAATTCTGTGTTGAAGACAGTAAAGATGTTAACGTAAACTTTGAAAAATCCAAACTTACTTTCAG ttGTCTTGGAGGAAGtgataattttaaacatttaaatgaaattgaTCTCTTCCATTGTATTGATCCAAAT GATTCCAAGCATAAAAGAACGGACAGATCGATCTTATGTTGTTTGCGAAAAGGAGAGTCTGGCCAGTCGTGGCCTAGGTTAACAAAGGAAAGGGCAaag CTTAATTGGCTTAGTGTGGACTTCAATAACTGGAAAGACTGGGAGGATGACTCAGATGAGGACATGTCTAATTTTGACCGTTTCTCTGAG ATGATGGACCACATGGGTGGTGATGAGGATGTAGATTTACCAGAAGTAGATGGAGCAGATGAC gaTTCGCAAGACAGTGATGATGAAA AAATGCCAGATTTGGAGTAA